From a single Stomoxys calcitrans chromosome 4, idStoCalc2.1, whole genome shotgun sequence genomic region:
- the LOC106092694 gene encoding uncharacterized protein LOC106092694 isoform X1, which translates to MEVDDAIVMAEPPTALTASSTAEDDKTVLGAGSEDSGGEREQNTPNSSLIKAKRAKHKHDKEEPPGDKGIRNNEPMVTATPLKLEVSGSEDEGNIEDDDGDENGADGVARAAIRRKLLSTPLEDDGTANDGLEEYEVVALKRKRYEVRRSGSEECLLGFDELSGEAELIKAEDIQEKSEEKETPDMEKVSVVAPDLPVNTPKSIKKTPTRKNAQSPLQNSMRSTSRSPKCQKAKSPLQDSPPNKAAQKTPPTTHIVGDGEETNGSQDVDMAPAVQTPPFAGSGKKPLSPHDDFYKKPFDFGWKRELVWRANIEASKDKADVYFISPAGKKMRTRNEIIPLLEGDLTIDHFCFIREPLGAAPDFEIVRSAKPSSRSSVATATLAAAPSPPIVGKRVSKPKGPKGASPPPQGWTPSKALKVNNAALLSGSGVVGGGAGGGRLSLSSQLHQQQQQQQHHHHTTTPSSRRQENTSAPIGHTTKSNKSKKSSSSSSSTSSHAKAESHSNYEVRRAAAKESCNIGCARAAGQLPQLQCTKCFCLYHHECVDVDKHTSDYRTTSSTHGREYICEACSPKPLQKASNNTTPPAPLLSAPAGRIVQGASGSPVLPKPMKVPTTKKGRQENKHPQTIAVVKGKKYVMVAKPLTLPNEPANDIENDLKQINESIRKNRKQSNNSVEAGSHHTSNTHNSQVATAEQSNKMFATNFFANVSYAYDSLLCIMKYLKIHERPRAAAVCKLWHLAAKDTSLWKTVRMKNSKVCSWSGFAAALRRGETKHLDLRKMLQNSGRSEDLWNDFCDNIGTVCSLESLYLCRCSARVVESLFQSNRSLRVINALAINDDTINLENVALLTSLEELRLRTCESGVLAGDLTPLASLGKLIHLSLTSIKGLGDKCVEVLGELTTLRSLELGECGDFDSTFAEAVLPKLINLQRLRLENGQVTNVCTLEILDAVARLVQLHQLELVNFDIKPGFDEKLCLCTNITKMLIIPTYISQSATTNQIVLSAVQQVSESLKVFTWCVTVELLRVTALYVDQCEESTKKEKHHFDECIPVLKPVPGAPPADDDDEETEIKTHNADTSGGEDGNGDVPQIEILPLDKVETILAENLPHTKFTIVKVPYHLTSKQQLVD; encoded by the exons ATGGAAGTCGACGATGCGATAGTTATGGCTGAACCACCAACGGCATTAACAGCATCATCCACAGCTGAAGATGACAAGACTGTACTTGGTGCTGGTTCTGAAGACAGTGGCGGCGAACGAGAGCAGAACACACCAAATAGCTCGTTGATAAAGGCGAAGCGTGCTAAACACAAACATGACAAAGAAGAGCCTCCAGGAGACAAAGGTATTCGAAATAATGAGCCAATGGTAACGGCGACACCTTTAAAACTTGAAGTTTCTGGTTCCGAGGATGAGGGAAATATTGAAGATGATGACGGTGATGAGAATGGTGCAGATGGTGTGGCCCGTGCTGCCATACGTCGGAAATTGTTATCTACGCCACTGGAAGATGATGGAACAGCCAATGACGGCTTAGAAGAATACGAAGTTGTGGCCTTAAAAAGAAAACGATATGAAGTAAGACGATCGGGCTCTGAGGAATGCCTTCTTGGCTTCGATGAATTAAGTGGAGAGGCAGAATTGATTAAGGCAGAGGATATACAAGAAAAATCAGAGGAAAAGGAAACACCAGACATGGAAAAAGTCTCTGTAGTAGCTCCGGACCTTCCCGTGAATACACCAAAATCTATAAAGAAG ACACCAACGCGAAAAAATGCCCAATCTCCTCTGCAAAACAGCATGCGTTCTACGTCAAGGTCACCCAAGTGCCAGAAAGCAAAATCACCTCTTCAAGACTCACCACCGAATAAGGCTGCACAAAAAACTCCACCTACGACCCACATTGTAGGTGACGGCGAGGAAACAAATGGATCGCAAGATGTTGACATGGCTCCAGCAGTGCAAACACCTCCTTTCGCAGGTTCTGGAAAAAAACCACTTTCTCCCCACGATGATTTCTATAAGAAACCATTTGATTTCGGATGGAAAAGAGAGTTGGTATGGCGGGCCAATATAGAAGCGAGCAAGGACAAAGCCGATGTGTATTTTATTTCTCCTGCTGGCAAGAAGATGAGAACTCGTAATGAAATCATTCCCTTACTAGAAGGAGACTTAACTATAGACCATTTTTGCTTTATTCGGGAGCCATTGGGTGCCGCACCAGATTTTGAAATTGTTCGTAGTGCTAAACCGTCGTCTCGATCCTCGGTTGCGACAGCCACATTGGCAGCAGCACCGTCGCCCCCCATTGTAGGTAAGCGTGTATCTAAGCCCAAGGGCCCGAAAGGAGCCAGTCCGCCCCCACAAGGGTGGACTCCCAGCAAAGCCTTGAAAGTGAACAATGCCGCTTTACTAAGTGGCTCGGGTGTTGTCGGTGGCGGTGCCGGTGGAGGAAGATTGTCGTTATCCTCTCAGctacatcagcagcagcaacaacaacaacaccaccaccacacaACAACGCCCAGCAGTCGTAGGCAGGAAAACACATCAGCTCCCATTGGCCATACTACAAAGAGCAACAAATCGAAAAA ATCATCATCGTCTTCCTCCTCAACGTCATCACACGCAAAAGCCGAAAGCCATTCCAACTATGAAGTTCGTAGAGCTGCCGCTAAAGAATCCTGCAATATTGGTTGTGCAAGAGCTGCTGGTCAATTGCCCCAATTACAATGTACGAAATGTTTTTGTCTCTACCACCACGAATGCGTGGATGTTGACAAACACACCAGTGACTATAGGACTACATCAAGCACTCATGGCCGAGAATATATTTGCGAG GCTTGCAGTCCAAAACCCTTGCAAAAAGCCAGCAATAATACAACACCTCCAGCCCCCCTACTTTCGGCTCCAGCCGGAAGAATTGTGCAAGGAGCATCTGGTTCGCCAGTTCTGCCGAAACCAATGAAAGTGCCAACGACTAAGAAGGGCCGACAGGAAAATAAGCATCCGCAGACAATTGCGGTGGTCAAAGGCAAGAAATATGTTATGGTAGCGAAGCCTTTGACCCTGCCCAACGA ACCCGCTAACGATATTGAAAATGATTTGAAACAGATAAATGAAAGCATACGTAAGAACCGCAAACAATCAAATAACTCCGTGGAGGCGGGCTCCCATCACACATCCAACACTCACAACTCTCAAGTCGCGACAGCAGAACAGTCCAACAAGATGTTTGCCACCAACTTTTTTGCCAATGTTTCGTATGCTTACGATTCATTGTTGTGTATAATGAAATACCTTAAAATACAT GAACGTCCGCGAGCCGCTGCAGTCTGCAAGCTATGGCATTTGGCAGCCAAGGATACATCGCTTTGGAAGACGGTGCGAATGAAAAACTCCAAAGTTTGCAGTTGGTCCGGATTTGCAGCTGCTTTAAGACGGGGTGAGACAAAGCACTTGGATCTTCGTAAAATGCTCCAGAATAGTGGCAGGTCTGAAGATTTGTGGAATGATTTTTGCGACAATATCGGAACCGTCTGTTCCTTGGAGAGTCTTTATTTGTGCCGTTGCTCAGCTCGTGTTGTGGAAAGCTTATTTCAAAGCAATCGCAGCTTACGTGTCATAAATGCTTTGGCTATTAACGATGACACCATTAATCTCGAGAATGTAGCTCTCTTGACTTCTTTGGAGGAATTACGTTTACGCACTTGTGAGTCGGGCGTATTGGCGGGGGATTTAACGCCGCTAGCATCATTAGGAAAATTAATACACCTATCTCTCACCTCAATCAAAGGATTGGGAGACAAATGTGTGGAAGTTTTGGGAGAACTTACAACTCTAAGGTCCTTGGAGTTGGGAGAATGTGGCGATTTCGATTCCACCTTTGCTGAAGCAGTTTTGCCTAAATTGATAAATCTGCAGCGATTACGTTTAGAAAATGGTCAAGTCACTAACGTGTGTACTTTGGAAATTCTAGACGCAGTTGCCCGTCTCGTCCAGTTGCATCAGTTGGAATTGGTAAATTTCGATATCAAGCCGGGATTTGATGAGAAACTTTGTTTATGtacaaatattacaaaaatgtTAATCATCCCCACATACATCTCACAGTCGGCTACCACAAATCAGATTGTGCTAAGTGCCGTACAGCAAGTGTCCGAAAGCCTAAAGGTATTCACCTGGTGTGTAACTGTTGAACTCTTGCGCGTCACCGCCCTGTACGTGGATCAGTGTGAGGAATcaacgaaaaaagaaaaacatcacttcgatgaatgcataccagtgctAAAACCTGTGCCAGGAGCTCCTCCGGCCGATGACGATGACGAGGAAACCGAAATAAAAACTCACAATGCCGATACATCTGGCGGTGAGGATGGCAATGGCGATGTTcctcaaattgaaattttacccTTGGACAAAGTGGAGACAatattggctgaaaatttgcctcACACCAAGTTCACCATTGTCAAGGTGCCCTATCATTTAACGAGTAAGCAGCAATTAGTGGACTAA
- the LOC106092694 gene encoding uncharacterized protein LOC106092694 isoform X2 codes for MEVDDAIVMAEPPTALTASSTAEDDKTVLGAGSEDSGGEREQNTPNSSLIKAKRAKHKHDKEEPPGDKGIRNNEPMVTATPLKLEVSGSEDEGNIEDDDGDENGADGVARAAIRRKLLSTPLEDDGTANDGLEEYEVVALKRKRYEVRRSGSEECLLGFDELSGEAELIKAEDIQEKSEEKETPDMEKVSVVAPDLPVNTPKSIKKTPTRKNAQSPLQNSMRSTSRSPKCQKAKSPLQDSPPNKAAQKTPPTTHIVGDGEETNGSQDVDMAPAVQTPPFAGSGKKPLSPHDDFYKKPFDFGWKRELVWRANIEASKDKADVYFISPAGKKMRTRNEIIPLLEGDLTIDHFCFIREPLGAAPDFEIVRSAKPSSRSSVATATLAAAPSPPIVGKRVSKPKGPKGASPPPQGWTPSKALKVNNAALLSGSGVVGGGAGGGRLSLSSQLHQQQQQQQHHHHTTTPSSRRQENTSAPIGHTTKSNKSKKPANDIENDLKQINESIRKNRKQSNNSVEAGSHHTSNTHNSQVATAEQSNKMFATNFFANVSYAYDSLLCIMKYLKIHERPRAAAVCKLWHLAAKDTSLWKTVRMKNSKVCSWSGFAAALRRGETKHLDLRKMLQNSGRSEDLWNDFCDNIGTVCSLESLYLCRCSARVVESLFQSNRSLRVINALAINDDTINLENVALLTSLEELRLRTCESGVLAGDLTPLASLGKLIHLSLTSIKGLGDKCVEVLGELTTLRSLELGECGDFDSTFAEAVLPKLINLQRLRLENGQVTNVCTLEILDAVARLVQLHQLELVNFDIKPGFDEKLCLCTNITKMLIIPTYISQSATTNQIVLSAVQQVSESLKVFTWCVTVELLRVTALYVDQCEESTKKEKHHFDECIPVLKPVPGAPPADDDDEETEIKTHNADTSGGEDGNGDVPQIEILPLDKVETILAENLPHTKFTIVKVPYHLTSKQQLVD; via the exons ATGGAAGTCGACGATGCGATAGTTATGGCTGAACCACCAACGGCATTAACAGCATCATCCACAGCTGAAGATGACAAGACTGTACTTGGTGCTGGTTCTGAAGACAGTGGCGGCGAACGAGAGCAGAACACACCAAATAGCTCGTTGATAAAGGCGAAGCGTGCTAAACACAAACATGACAAAGAAGAGCCTCCAGGAGACAAAGGTATTCGAAATAATGAGCCAATGGTAACGGCGACACCTTTAAAACTTGAAGTTTCTGGTTCCGAGGATGAGGGAAATATTGAAGATGATGACGGTGATGAGAATGGTGCAGATGGTGTGGCCCGTGCTGCCATACGTCGGAAATTGTTATCTACGCCACTGGAAGATGATGGAACAGCCAATGACGGCTTAGAAGAATACGAAGTTGTGGCCTTAAAAAGAAAACGATATGAAGTAAGACGATCGGGCTCTGAGGAATGCCTTCTTGGCTTCGATGAATTAAGTGGAGAGGCAGAATTGATTAAGGCAGAGGATATACAAGAAAAATCAGAGGAAAAGGAAACACCAGACATGGAAAAAGTCTCTGTAGTAGCTCCGGACCTTCCCGTGAATACACCAAAATCTATAAAGAAG ACACCAACGCGAAAAAATGCCCAATCTCCTCTGCAAAACAGCATGCGTTCTACGTCAAGGTCACCCAAGTGCCAGAAAGCAAAATCACCTCTTCAAGACTCACCACCGAATAAGGCTGCACAAAAAACTCCACCTACGACCCACATTGTAGGTGACGGCGAGGAAACAAATGGATCGCAAGATGTTGACATGGCTCCAGCAGTGCAAACACCTCCTTTCGCAGGTTCTGGAAAAAAACCACTTTCTCCCCACGATGATTTCTATAAGAAACCATTTGATTTCGGATGGAAAAGAGAGTTGGTATGGCGGGCCAATATAGAAGCGAGCAAGGACAAAGCCGATGTGTATTTTATTTCTCCTGCTGGCAAGAAGATGAGAACTCGTAATGAAATCATTCCCTTACTAGAAGGAGACTTAACTATAGACCATTTTTGCTTTATTCGGGAGCCATTGGGTGCCGCACCAGATTTTGAAATTGTTCGTAGTGCTAAACCGTCGTCTCGATCCTCGGTTGCGACAGCCACATTGGCAGCAGCACCGTCGCCCCCCATTGTAGGTAAGCGTGTATCTAAGCCCAAGGGCCCGAAAGGAGCCAGTCCGCCCCCACAAGGGTGGACTCCCAGCAAAGCCTTGAAAGTGAACAATGCCGCTTTACTAAGTGGCTCGGGTGTTGTCGGTGGCGGTGCCGGTGGAGGAAGATTGTCGTTATCCTCTCAGctacatcagcagcagcaacaacaacaacaccaccaccacacaACAACGCCCAGCAGTCGTAGGCAGGAAAACACATCAGCTCCCATTGGCCATACTACAAAGAGCAACAAATCGAAAAA ACCCGCTAACGATATTGAAAATGATTTGAAACAGATAAATGAAAGCATACGTAAGAACCGCAAACAATCAAATAACTCCGTGGAGGCGGGCTCCCATCACACATCCAACACTCACAACTCTCAAGTCGCGACAGCAGAACAGTCCAACAAGATGTTTGCCACCAACTTTTTTGCCAATGTTTCGTATGCTTACGATTCATTGTTGTGTATAATGAAATACCTTAAAATACAT GAACGTCCGCGAGCCGCTGCAGTCTGCAAGCTATGGCATTTGGCAGCCAAGGATACATCGCTTTGGAAGACGGTGCGAATGAAAAACTCCAAAGTTTGCAGTTGGTCCGGATTTGCAGCTGCTTTAAGACGGGGTGAGACAAAGCACTTGGATCTTCGTAAAATGCTCCAGAATAGTGGCAGGTCTGAAGATTTGTGGAATGATTTTTGCGACAATATCGGAACCGTCTGTTCCTTGGAGAGTCTTTATTTGTGCCGTTGCTCAGCTCGTGTTGTGGAAAGCTTATTTCAAAGCAATCGCAGCTTACGTGTCATAAATGCTTTGGCTATTAACGATGACACCATTAATCTCGAGAATGTAGCTCTCTTGACTTCTTTGGAGGAATTACGTTTACGCACTTGTGAGTCGGGCGTATTGGCGGGGGATTTAACGCCGCTAGCATCATTAGGAAAATTAATACACCTATCTCTCACCTCAATCAAAGGATTGGGAGACAAATGTGTGGAAGTTTTGGGAGAACTTACAACTCTAAGGTCCTTGGAGTTGGGAGAATGTGGCGATTTCGATTCCACCTTTGCTGAAGCAGTTTTGCCTAAATTGATAAATCTGCAGCGATTACGTTTAGAAAATGGTCAAGTCACTAACGTGTGTACTTTGGAAATTCTAGACGCAGTTGCCCGTCTCGTCCAGTTGCATCAGTTGGAATTGGTAAATTTCGATATCAAGCCGGGATTTGATGAGAAACTTTGTTTATGtacaaatattacaaaaatgtTAATCATCCCCACATACATCTCACAGTCGGCTACCACAAATCAGATTGTGCTAAGTGCCGTACAGCAAGTGTCCGAAAGCCTAAAGGTATTCACCTGGTGTGTAACTGTTGAACTCTTGCGCGTCACCGCCCTGTACGTGGATCAGTGTGAGGAATcaacgaaaaaagaaaaacatcacttcgatgaatgcataccagtgctAAAACCTGTGCCAGGAGCTCCTCCGGCCGATGACGATGACGAGGAAACCGAAATAAAAACTCACAATGCCGATACATCTGGCGGTGAGGATGGCAATGGCGATGTTcctcaaattgaaattttacccTTGGACAAAGTGGAGACAatattggctgaaaatttgcctcACACCAAGTTCACCATTGTCAAGGTGCCCTATCATTTAACGAGTAAGCAGCAATTAGTGGACTAA